A genomic segment from Candidatus Pacearchaeota archaeon encodes:
- a CDS encoding ATPase domain-containing protein, with translation MPKPSVDEMLVERCPTGIPGFDKLCNGGLVRNNTYVVLGGPGAGKTIFLLQYLWTGLAYNENGLYISFESDLTDVMQDAYILGWDFSKYDQAGKCKFIRLDPSITDKELTKQIMSFVAKYDVKRVCIDPLSVFNMTINDPARIRRILYDLCSLLKRLKVTVLLSLETPGDGEGDLSSSEEVHNIVEFLTDGVIKLHSLGVGGEADRAIRIIKMRRTAHVREPVPMKITNKGIVVLS, from the coding sequence ATGCCAAAACCTTCTGTTGACGAAATGTTAGTAGAAAGATGCCCAACAGGAATTCCGGGATTTGATAAGTTATGTAATGGTGGTTTAGTGAGAAATAATACATATGTTGTTTTAGGTGGTCCTGGAGCAGGGAAAACTATTTTTTTATTGCAATATTTATGGACTGGCTTAGCATATAATGAGAATGGACTTTACATAAGTTTTGAATCTGATTTAACAGATGTAATGCAAGATGCTTATATTTTAGGTTGGGATTTTTCTAAGTATGATCAAGCAGGAAAATGTAAATTTATAAGATTAGATCCTTCTATAACTGATAAAGAATTAACAAAACAAATAATGTCTTTTGTAGCAAAATATGATGTTAAAAGAGTATGTATAGATCCTTTAAGTGTTTTTAATATGACTATAAATGATCCAGCTAGAATAAGAAGAATATTATATGATTTATGTTCTTTGTTAAAAAGATTAAAAGTTACAGTATTGTTAAGTTTAGAAACTCCAGGAGATGGAGAAGGAGATTTATCTTCTTCAGAAGAGGTTCATAACATTGTAGAATTCTTAACTGATGGTGTTATAAAATTACATTCTTTAGGTGTAGGTGGAGAAGCAGATAGAGCAATAAGAATAATAAAAATGAGAAGAACCGCCCACGTGAGAGAACCTGTACCAATGAAGATAACAAATAAAGGAATTGTTGTTTTAAGTTAA
- a CDS encoding metallopeptidase TldD-related protein — protein sequence MLKKEEIFEFLKEIREHFKSPECKEEIKKKFSSSLPYDLEEEYFSMLFSNNTIIEVTAEKGEIINSDKREVGNVSYITFIRPTTKKEFYGGAYGNGYYKIKPSSKEGFFKIIEKCRKESLNDAITNLAGYISSASDNTGKNAIRKYDFFETIQPTKYYSNFYLNFDYDLSEIEEIAINISKNLDRSKVVDESGEIEILSLKNEKMLVNSEGTEIIYDPSSTFEIYMNAFVKTGIGKIKITEKIREKNLEDILKEKKIEKKILDLEKKIINQKNAINIKPGTYDILFIEKSYADAVHEAGAAHLFSLSYQVDDMVGIFSLEDIGKKIGNENLSVILDPFYPGKGEWGYYNIDDEGTPAKKVNLISNGFLENFICDRKSKAKLKFLDSIDLELNGHARAEDIKEYVEPRVSNLLVRWNQKLKNEKEILYFFIEMLKRKGKSYGILFNSSAGEVNLLEEEREDSDEDQEVRKTICTLYPSEAFLINLDGKITPILKNISLNFMPRSIFENIAFVGGEYVKENHYCGSDSGCITTLSESPSLVVVENLTIEKSRISNKRE from the coding sequence ATGTTAAAAAAGGAAGAAATTTTTGAATTTTTAAAAGAAATAAGAGAACATTTTAAAAGTCCAGAATGTAAAGAAGAAATAAAGAAAAAATTTTCATCTTCTTTACCATATGACTTAGAAGAAGAATATTTTTCTATGTTATTTAGTAATAATACTATTATAGAAGTTACAGCAGAAAAAGGAGAAATTATTAATTCAGATAAAAGAGAAGTTGGAAATGTAAGTTATATTACTTTTATTAGGCCAACAACAAAAAAAGAGTTTTATGGAGGTGCTTATGGAAATGGTTATTATAAAATAAAACCTTCTTCAAAAGAAGGATTTTTTAAGATAATAGAAAAGTGCAGAAAAGAAAGTTTAAATGATGCTATAACAAATTTAGCTGGGTATATATCAAGTGCTTCTGATAATACAGGAAAAAATGCGATTAGAAAATATGATTTTTTTGAAACAATACAACCAACAAAATATTATTCAAATTTTTATTTAAACTTTGATTACGATCTTTCTGAAATAGAAGAAATTGCTATAAATATTTCCAAAAACTTAGATAGAAGTAAAGTGGTAGATGAAAGCGGAGAAATAGAAATTTTATCATTAAAAAATGAAAAAATGTTAGTTAATTCTGAGGGAACAGAAATAATTTATGATCCATCTAGCACATTTGAAATATATATGAATGCTTTTGTTAAAACTGGGATAGGAAAAATAAAAATTACAGAAAAAATTAGGGAAAAAAATTTAGAAGATATTTTAAAAGAGAAAAAAATAGAAAAGAAAATATTGGATTTAGAAAAAAAAATTATAAATCAAAAAAATGCTATTAATATAAAACCAGGAACTTATGACATATTATTTATAGAAAAAAGTTATGCAGATGCTGTTCATGAAGCAGGAGCAGCTCATTTATTTTCTCTTTCGTACCAAGTAGATGATATGGTAGGGATATTCTCTTTAGAAGATATTGGTAAAAAAATTGGTAATGAAAATCTTTCTGTTATATTAGATCCTTTTTATCCAGGAAAGGGAGAATGGGGTTATTATAATATTGATGATGAAGGAACTCCAGCAAAAAAAGTTAATTTGATTAGTAATGGTTTTTTAGAAAATTTTATTTGTGATAGAAAAAGCAAAGCAAAACTTAAGTTTTTAGATTCTATTGATTTAGAATTAAATGGTCATGCAAGAGCAGAAGATATAAAGGAATATGTTGAACCAAGAGTTAGTAATTTACTAGTTAGATGGAATCAAAAATTAAAAAATGAAAAAGAGATTTTATATTTTTTCATAGAAATGTTAAAAAGAAAAGGAAAAAGTTATGGAATCTTGTTTAATAGTTCTGCTGGAGAAGTAAATTTATTAGAAGAAGAAAGGGAAGATTCTGATGAAGATCAAGAAGTAAGAAAAACCATTTGTACTTTATATCCATCAGAAGCATTTCTTATAAATCTAGACGGAAAAATAACACCTATATTAAAAAATATTTCATTAAATTTTATGCCTCGCTCTATTTTTGAAAATATCGCTTTTGTTGGTGGAGAATATGTTAAAGAAAATCATTATTGTGGCAGTGATTCTGGTTGCATAACAACTTTAAGCGAATCACCTTCATTGGTAGTAGTAGAAAATTTAACTATAGAAAAATCAAGAATAAGCAACAAAAGAGAATAA
- a CDS encoding 4-vinyl reductase, with translation MLSPLLKKLLFVRQFSIDNGKINILGNRHVMLSDDVLLELQEIDDVRLYSLIKDSTLLQLSKFVEHAKVYKQLKEVVALDISTLSKKISSNEGIIKTIQDIFDIYGLGKMIIASLDNTKKQAVVRIYESVLAETYLKKNKKRAEKAVCAITAAVIAGIFSYVFGKKVDAIEEKCKAKNGDYCEFIIK, from the coding sequence ATGTTAAGTCCTTTACTTAAAAAACTACTTTTTGTAAGACAATTTTCTATAGACAATGGGAAAATAAATATTCTAGGAAATAGACATGTAATGCTTAGCGATGATGTTTTATTAGAATTACAAGAAATAGATGATGTTAGGTTATATTCTTTAATAAAAGATTCAACTTTATTACAACTATCCAAATTTGTTGAGCATGCTAAGGTTTATAAACAACTTAAAGAAGTGGTTGCTTTAGACATCTCAACTCTAAGTAAAAAAATAAGTAGTAATGAAGGAATAATAAAAACAATTCAGGATATATTTGATATATATGGGTTAGGAAAGATGATTATAGCTTCTTTAGATAATACAAAAAAGCAAGCAGTAGTAAGAATATATGAAAGCGTACTTGCAGAGACTTATCTTAAAAAAAATAAAAAAAGAGCAGAAAAAGCAGTGTGTGCAATAACAGCAGCTGTAATAGCAGGAATTTTTTCATATGTTTTTGGAAAAAAAGTTGATGCTATAGAAGAAAAATGCAAAGCAAAGAATGGAGATTATTGTGAATTTATTATTAAATAA
- a CDS encoding type II secretion system protein yields the protein MTNYNSYADDYLLGADAMPSPTGNGLEEKTNNNDSNLHSFAKRLFKQGITKKEDVIRVGKKAGFTLIELLVVVGIIATLAAMLMPALSRARESARRATCMNNLKQIGLACEMYAADNDQMYPYTGPLGYANNRIRTSSRKICLGDLIPQYINTTDLMVCPSNNWTTKEKVKANWEANQNTDSTYFYRGLSGGLTSYKVDSSERREKPALVMDYNVRGAYNYFNHKGEYVNILYVDGSVKGIPDKEGKLTLPGPGPTEADIVFEYADNLYKK from the coding sequence ATGACAAATTATAATAGCTATGCAGATGATTATTTGTTAGGAGCAGATGCTATGCCTTCACCGACAGGAAATGGGTTAGAAGAAAAAACAAATAATAATGATTCTAATTTGCATTCTTTTGCTAAAAGATTATTTAAACAAGGAATAACAAAAAAAGAAGATGTTATTAGAGTAGGGAAAAAAGCAGGTTTTACCTTAATTGAGCTTTTGGTTGTAGTTGGAATAATTGCAACATTAGCTGCAATGCTTATGCCAGCATTAAGCAGGGCAAGAGAAAGCGCAAGAAGAGCAACATGCATGAATAATCTCAAGCAAATTGGTTTAGCCTGCGAGATGTATGCTGCTGATAATGATCAGATGTATCCTTATACAGGTCCTTTAGGTTATGCTAATAATAGAATAAGAACCTCTAGCAGAAAAATTTGTTTAGGAGATTTAATTCCCCAATACATTAATACAACAGATTTAATGGTTTGCCCATCAAACAATTGGACTACAAAAGAAAAAGTAAAAGCAAATTGGGAAGCAAACCAGAATACAGATTCTACATACTTCTATAGAGGTTTATCTGGCGGCTTAACATCTTACAAAGTTGATTCTTCAGAAAGAAGAGAAAAACCAGCTTTAGTTATGGATTATAATGTTAGAGGAGCATATAACTACTTCAATCATAAAGGAGAATATGTAAATATACTTTATGTAGACGGAAGTGTTAAAGGAATTCCTGATAAAGAAGGAAAATTAACTTTACCTGGTCCTGGTCCAACAGAAGCTGACATAGTTTTTGAATATGCAGATAATTTATATAAAAAATAA